The following proteins are encoded in a genomic region of Pectinophora gossypiella chromosome 6, ilPecGoss1.1, whole genome shotgun sequence:
- the LOC126367755 gene encoding zinc finger protein 43, protein MLSPREDDDDDSHLCIKCNSTIVGLDNYIKHRKERCGKKIETAKPDLPPIDPLEPTYSLGADVFFQSLELQSSVKKTSLARITPPIPIPKANLDRKSALAIASTSRDTPRMSPLETNLRGEDWIGGHSLRIGVNEDNQTKLINAVASISGAVKKEIPTSSYSMGYNDYKGDEDSEESEESEDDDDEEIHPTGGKWKPPPNYTGGKWRPASPDHEDYFIRDIQEHTGGKWKPFLADTNDRDEDYDAPPPGHTKGKWVPGAHEKTQIMQTTIQSKGSVQYWCGPCNRRLGSRAIYEKHLMSNLHMRKVLPEHELEFSGHLQPVRKTAEKRTTRPSRFVDESLYTQSKKMKRDAQLDSNVNKQVKKKRKRKPLFVHCSGCRSRVRLHLMGKHLISHYHFRKTTETESSSYKQLILSNITAIVHQSPFQCSPCKFYTNWLSNFMQHCYSEEHEQKITSIDGRYWCSFCKFECETSNEMLQHLSGSEHSEVIAVINRSMPIIIRKKSIIRCETCHQEFRYNIEVKRHCVKTGHKMCYTATDDHQEFHKCGYCSTKFKSSLTLAAHLKSKHKKQAFLCLVCSRSFTSSEEAKRHRQTSEHRIKRKENMREKGIITKELMKKCPYCPVKTILNNVLELKDHISKVHPEKKRKCPNCGMAFILPQEVSRHVRAKACQFTRTPLNASILWNCSQCLFSTDSQAECFFHEVLHSSPQNEIRRTGEKEKAVQKYTCPLCPKSFTKASLRRHLRQHTFERPHICRVCGANFTRQSSLDNHMRNEHGPGVAKLPKIAEEIELREEFVCSKCKKSFSNKSALSRHDPNCRVDEERQCSHEHCAYIAATPMQLIKHRRAHGEKIKHHECLYCPFQTDQASHMKRHMVCHEGIKPYACPHCQFTCASLENLRKHVLRSGRHLGLFLYKCYSCEYQTNLATDLRFHLTDTHSDKYDAKTAIQSVKTHLMIPEFRTAQEVKTETIRE, encoded by the exons ATGCTGTCACCGCGCGAGGATGACGACGACGACAGCCACCTGTGCATTAAGTGCAACTCCACCATCGTCGGACTCGACAACTATATCAAACACAGGAAAGAACGATGTGGGAAGAAGATTGAAACCGCCAAACCTGATCTACCCCCTATCGATCCCCTCGAACCCACCTACAGCCTCGGAGCTGACGTCTTCTTTCAGTCATTAGAACTCCAAAGTAGCGTGAAGAAAACTTCCTTAGCAAGAATCACTCCACCGATACCAATACCCAAAGCCAATCTTGATAGAAAAAGTGCTTTAGCTATTGCGTCTACTTCCAGAGATACGCCGCGAATGAGCCCTTTAGAAACAAACTTAAGAGGCGAAGATTGGATTGGTGGGCACAGCTTAAGGATAGGCGTGAACGAAGATAACCAGACCAAATTGATAAACGCTGTTGCCAGTATCAGTGGGGCAGTGAAGAAAGAAATCCCAACTTCTTCATATAGCATGGGGTATAATGATTATAAAGGTGACGAAGACTCAGAGGAGTCTGAAGAATCggaagatgatgacgatgaagaAATACATCCTACTGGTGGCAAATGGAAGCCACCGCCTAATTACACTGGCGGGAAGTGGAGGCCAGCTTCTCCTGATCACGAGGATTATTTCATAAGAGATATACAAGAACACACTGGAGGGAAATGGAAACCTTTCTTAGCAGACACAAACGACCGCGATGAAGACTACGATGCTCCTCCGCCAGGACACACGAAAGGCAAATGGGTCCCAGGAGCTCACGAGAAAACCCAAATAATGCAAACGACTATACAAAGTAAAGGCTCGGTGCAGTACTGGTGTGGCCCTTGCAACAGGAGGTTGGGCTCTAGAGCTATTTACGAGAAGCACCTAATGTCGAACCTGCACATGAGAAAAGTTCTACCAGAACATGAATTGGAATTTTCTGGTCATTTGCAACCTGTCAGGAAGACAGCAGAAAAGAGAACCACTAGACCTTCGCGTTTTGTTGACGAAAGCCTTTACACTCAATCTAAAAAAATGAAGCGTGATGCGCAATTAGATTCGAATGTAAATAAGCAGGtcaaaaagaaaaggaaaagaaaGCCTCTCTTCGTCCATTGTTCTGGTTGCAGGTCCAGAGTGCGACTTCATTTGATGGGGAAGCATCTTATATCACATTATCATTTTAGAAAAACTACGGAGACAGAAAGCTCTAGCTATAAACAGTTAATTCTTAGCAATATTACTGCTATAGTTCACCAGTCTCCCTTCCAATGTAGCCCCTGCAAATTCTATACCAACTGGCTTTCAAATTTTATGCAACATTGCTATTCAGAAGAACATGAACAGAAAATAACATCAATCGACGGGAGATATTGGTGCTCGTTCTGCAAGTTTGAATGTGAAACGTCCAATGAAATGTTACAACATTTGTCTGGTTCTGAACACAGTGAAGTAATTGCAGTTATTAACAGATCGATGCCAATCATTATAAGAAAAAAGTCAATAATAAGATGCGAAACGTGTCACCAAGAATTTAGGTATAATATTGAAGTCAAACGACATTGTGTCAAAACCGGCCACAAAATGTGCTATACTGCTACTGATGACCATCAAGAATTCCACAAATGTGGATATTGCAGCACAAAATTCAAATCTTCGTTGACATTGGCAGCTCATTTAAAGTCCAAACATAAGAAACAAGCTTTCTTATGCCTCGTCTGTTCACGGTCATTCACCTCTTCAGAAGAAGCGAAGCGGCATCGACAGACTTCAGAACATCGGATTAAGAGAAAAGAAAACATGAGGGAAAAAGGTATCATTACGAAGGAGTTGATGAAGAAATGCCCGTACTGCCCTGtgaaaacaattttaaacaaTGTTCTAGAACTCAAAGATCATATTAGCAAAGTTCATCCGGAGAAGAAAAGGAA GTGTCCAAACTGTGGGATGGCTTTCATCTTACCTCAAGAAGTATCTCGCCACGTTCGAGCCAAAGCCTGTCAGTTCACGCGGACCCCTCTCAATGCTTCCATACTGTGGAACTGCAGCCAATGTCTCTTCTCAACCGACTCCCAAGCGGAATGCTTCTTTCACGAAGTGTTGCACTCTTCGCCACAAAACGAAATCCGCCGTACTGGTGAGAAAGAGAAGGCGGTTCAGAAATATACTTGTCCTCTTTGCCCAAAGAGTTTCACTAAAGCTTCACTACGCCGCCATCTCAGACAGCACACGTTTGAAAGGCCTCACATCTGCAGAGTGTGTGGAGCCAATTTCACTAGGCAGAGCTCCTTGGATAACCACATGAGAAATGAGCATGGTCCAGGAGTGGCCAAACTACCGAAAATAGCGGAAGAGATTGAACTCAGAGAAGAATTCGTATGTAGCAAGTGTAAGAAGAGCTTTAGTAACAA AAGCGCTTTATCACGCCACGATCCGAACTGCCGGGTTGACGAAGAAAGACAATGCTCTCATGAACACTGCGCTTACATCGCTGCTACGCCTATGCAACTTATcaa ACATCGTCGGGCACATGGCGAGAAAATCAAACACCACGAATGCCTTTATTGCCCTTTTCAAACAGACCAGGCTAGTCACATGAAAAGACATATGGTTTGCCATGAAGGAATCAAACCGTATGCCTGTCCACATTGCCAATTTACCTGCGCtagttta GAAAACCTCCGAAAACACGTCCTACGAAGCGGTAGACATCTAGggctttttctttataaatgttaCTCATGCGAATACCAAACTAACTTGGCAACAGATCTACGGTTCCATCTTACTGATACACATTCTGATAAATATGATGCAAAGACAGCTATTCAGTCTGTGAAGACCCATTTAATGATACCAGAATTTCGAACAGCACAAGAAGTAAAAACTGAAACTATACGAGAATAA